AGGTCTTCGATGTGCCAGCATCTCTGGCCGTGGCCCGCTAACCTGCCTCTCCTGGGCCGGCTCCTGCCGCGCCCCCTCTCGcttgctccctcctcctcctgctcctctctcCCCTGCTCCCAGGACGGCGGGATGGCTGCGCAGGGCTCTCCGCGCTTCCTCCTGACCTTCGACTTTGATGAGACTATCGTGGACGAAAACAGCGACGACTCGATCGTGCGCGCAGCGCCGGGCCAGCGGCTCCCGGAAAGCCTGCGTGCCACCTACCGCGAGGGCTTCTACAACGAGTACATGCAGCGCGTCTTCCAATACCTGGGCGACCAGGGCGTGCGGCCGCGAGACCTGCGCGCCGTCTACGAGTCCATCCCGCTGGCGCCCGGCATGGGCGAACTGCTGCAGTTTGTGGCCAAGCAGGGTTCCTGCTTTGAGGTTATTCTCATTTCAGACGCCAACACCTTTGGCGTGGAGAGCGCGCTGCGCGCCGCCGGCCACCAAGGCCTGTTCCGCCGCATCTTCAGCAACCCTTCCGGGCCCGACGCTCGGGGGCTGCTGGCGCTGCGGCCCTTCCACTCACACAGCTGCGCGCGCTGCCCCGCCAACATGTGCAAGCACAAGGTGCTCAGCGACTACCTGCGCGAGCGGGCCCACGACGGCGTGCACTTCGAGCGCCTTTTCTACGTGGGCGACGGCGCCAACGACTTCTGTCCCGTGGGGCTGCTGGCCGGCGGCGATGTGGCCTTCCCTCGCCGCGGCTACCCCATGCACCGCCTTATCCAGGAGGCACAGAAGGCTGAGCCCAGCTCCTTCCGCGCCAGCGTGGTACCCTGGGAAAATGCCATCGAAGTGCGCCTCCATCTGCAACAGGTGCTGAAGACGTGCTGAGGACGCGGCCTGCAGGGGGCGCCTGGCGGGAAGGGGGCCAGGGGGCTggggacagggaaagacaaaccTAGTTTTATTATTCCCTTTCCCTTTCGTTTTGATGGGTCCCTCCGGGAATTTCCGGAATCCGGAGCTCGTCcatttgggggctggaggagagagtTCGGAGCTGTCCCCATCTATGCAGTTAACCCAGCTTGGCTGTCTCCCCCAGTTCCGCTGCAAGCGAATTCTGGAGTTTGGCCCCGCCAGGGTGGTGCGCAGACCCACGCAGGCAGCAGTGTTTTCCAAAAACCTTGCCCCCTCCCAACTGGGAGGAAAGGGTTGCCTGGCAGGGTAGAGAAGGAACATCTCCCACTGTGTTTGATTAACTGTTGCCTTGGGCCGCATGACTTCCTTCCCCTAGACTTCTGTCAGGGGTACACAGGTCCTGAAATTCCTCCCCCCGTCCCTTCAGCCCCGGACTCCCCGCGGAGAGATGGTGCTCTCCACGGACGCCATTCTCAGGCCTAGGTCTTGCTTTATCTTCTGTGACCCTACACTACACTCCTGCCTCCCCCCACGCACGCTGTCAGCGTTCCCACAGGAAGAAATGCCAGAGGGAACAATCGCCTCCTGGTGGTGGGATGAGGTAGCACACTGTCCAGGGCTCGGGTCCGGCCAGCCAGGGACCTCAGAGAACGCGACGACGTCTCCTCCTCGCACCCCAGCCTCTTCTATGCAGCAAGAAACCAGGGACTTAACCAAAGTCGCCCCGCCGACTGGACTCTCTGAACCCCTCCCCTCCCGTATGGAACAGAAAGCCATGATGTTTTAAAGCAGGGCCACTGAAACCCAACCCCCTCCTCTTTTGGTGTTTCAGAGCTATAAAGGAGGTAAAGCGGCAGAGGTGACTGAGATCTCTCGCGCCGCAGTCTGagggatgaggatgagatgatctCTCAGAAAGCCCCACTTAAGTGAGGGAGCTGGACCCCACTCTTGGAGGAATGTCCAGTTTGGGGAACCAAGTGAATTCATAAAGCAAGGAACAGGCAAAAGAGCAGGGTGCAGCCTGTCTTCACAGAGAGGCACAAGGGTCTCATGGAGAGGGCTCAAGCAGGGATGGGAGATATTCCTGCTTAGGGcaggcaaagggactcagtcagcAGGAGCCTAAAAACCGGGTTACCTTTCAATCTTTCAGCACACCCCGCACCCCACCCTGCAGGGCAATCATCAAGAGGTCACCAGTTTTATTCCAAGTTGGCACTTGCAGCTGGAGACCCTGTCTTGCATGGTCCAAGGGTCTCCTGTGGATAAGATCACCAAACACCTTGGCTTCCAGTTCTTTCCTGTCTCTAGCAGGCTTCTGGGTACCTCTCCCAGGACCCCCTCCCACTGCAATGGGGGGAAGGGACAGACAACAGTTAACAGCCCAGAGGTGTGCAAGCCTGGTCCAGTCTTGAGTGAAGCTGGCTTTGGTGTGGGACTCAGGCTCACTCAAGGCAGTGCTTGAATAGCATGGCAGAGACCAGGCTGTCAGCTGATGGGCTCCACATAGTTCCCAGGGAAGAATCCAGACCCCTCGGAGCAGACACCCTCACACCATCCATCAGAGTAGCGGCGGGTGATGCAGATAACTGTGCCCTCAGAGAAGGAGAGCTCGTTGTCCTTCTGGCGGGTGTATGGGTACAGTGTCACcactggagggagagaggggagggtgcCGTGAGATGTGCCTCCTGCTGCACCCTGGGATGCTGGGGCCCACACCCTGAACTCTAGAGAGCACCATGGGGACTTCGGCAGGAGATGCCTTCTACCAAGCCCTGGGCTCCTCCTCAGCTGAGCTAATACTCAATATCAGGCCAGCTGCTtttctgtgtgggtgtgtgggtaaTAACGGTCACACCTTTGCAAATGGAAGGGAGAATGGCTCTGGGCTAGAAGATTGGGGGGAAACCTGACCCCACAATCTGTTGCCCTTCAGTCCCAGGACTCAAGTACCTTTCTCCAAGTACGCATCAGGGACCCAGCTGGGCTCTTCGGACCCAAagcctggtgggggtggaggtggcagCTCCAGATCATCTACAtccaggggtggaggagggggcaggtCGAGGGGCATGGGCAGCTCTGGGGCTGCGAGAGAAGCAGAAAGGCTGCAAGTGTGACACAGGCAACCCCATCCACTCCAAGAAACTTCACTGTTGGAGAGCAGGGCCCCAGGATCTACCCATTCGATGTACTCTGCCTGCAGCCCTTGTTCATCCTGCTCCTCCCACAGTGCCTCTAGCGGgtgataggtgctcagtaaacagcaATGTTGAACAGTGTAGGGTGATCAGACTCTGCCACTTGGCTGGGCAagccttgagcaagtcacttaatttAACTTCAcaggctcagtttcttcatctgttgaaTGGGAGTGTGAAGATCCTAAGCAGTCAAATTTAAGCAAGAAAATGGATGAGAAGCTTTGACTTGGTAAAAAGCAGGGGCTAAATTATGTTAGCCTGCTTCCTCTGCTTTCTTCCTGTCACTCCTACCTTGGACAAAGTTCACTGACATAGGCCCAGTTGGATCCAactggggtgaggtggggtgaggTTTTCTCACTCGAGAGGTGAGAAAACAACCCCAAACGTTGAGataggaggaggaggcagggctcCTTACCCGGTGGGGGCAAAGACAGTTTCTCCAACGAAGTGGGTAGCAGGAAGAAGTCAGGGGCagcaggtggtgggggtgggggttggggggctgcCTGCCCCTTGGTCATGGAGACCCCACCGACACCTTCGGCGCTGCTGAAGACCAGAGAGAAAGGGGCTTTGCTAGGTTGGGGGACAACTTCCTAACTCAGTACCCAAGCTGACCCCGCCCCTTCAATCACAAGCTCCGCCCTTGTGGTCCGCAGTCTTAATCCACCTTCATGACCACCCCAACCTAAAACCTGTGGGGCTCACCCGGCTGAGGCCagtgaggaggcagaggaggcggCGGAGAGTCTGCCGTCGGGCACCACGGGGGCCTGCACGGGTTCGGGGATCCGGGGTGCtctcctggggtgggaagataggAGGGGTGAAGTGACGTCGAGGGGGAAGCCATCAGGCGAGCAGGGGTTCGGGGTGAGAAGAGGCAGTTGTCGGAGGAGGAAGTTTGGCGCCTGGCTTGAAGGGACGGGAGGTGGGGAGTAGTTTCTGgttgaggggagggagaggagggagtgCAGGTTACGATTGTGGGAGACCTCACCCTAGGGTGGCGGAGGCGGGAGTAGCAGGCGCCTTGATGCTCTTACGAGACAAGGTCCCAGTCCGCGACAGCTGCGTGCTCAGATCCTGCAGGGGGGAGCAGGGGGCGGGGGCTGACACCCACAGGGGCCTGCAACAGTGCCCCTCCATCCCAGAGAGGAAACGGGGGAGGGGCAGATGAGAACtgggagagtggggaggagggagagcaaGTTCCGACTTCCACTTCCCAGCCtgctctcccaccccacccctctcagTCTTGCTCTTGGCAGACCGGGCCTTAAATCTGCCATAGGCTCAGGCAGACAGGATCTGAAGGCCACTTCCTCTTGCAGGGCCTCAGCAGCTGAGCCCCATTCTCACCCAAAGTCTCTGAGCGCATTGCTTTGTGGGCCTTAACTCTGAGAAACCCCAACTCCAGCCCACAGCTGAGGAGGTAGAGGCTGAGGTAGAAACCTCCCACCTGTCATTTTCACGGGCCTGAGGAACTGGCTTTGGGGAGTTCAGGGCAGAGAGGAGCAGAATGTACAGAGTACAAGTGACAAGCTGTGAACTCATGTGCAAGAGAGCACTAAAGTTGGTGATGGAGTTTCCCCAAGAATAGGTACATGAGGAATGATGTCCTCTGCTATCCTCCCCTGGAGACAAGATAAAAGGGACTTGAACTCAGGCATAAAGAATTTAGGTTGGATAAAAGGAAGAACTTACTGGTAAGAGGGCCTAGCGACTGAAAGAGGGAGTGTGATTTCTGTTTTGGAGGGAGATGTTGTGTTAAGGAAATCAAGGGGCTGTTTAGATACAGGAGAGCAGCCAATCTAATCTGGAATGTTGATGTGTGGGGACAAGGAATGGATAAAATGGGATTAAGGGTGTGTCCTCTTCCACCTCGCAGAAGGAGGTAGGCTGTGAAGAAAATGCCAGTCTTCAGCATGTCCTCATTTGAGTGCCTGCAtcccccgccctccccacccAACAGCAACTCTGGGTGACTGTTCAGCACAGTGACCTCAAACCTCCAGACAGAGGAAGTTGCTGTTCTCATGTGGCTGGGGAACCATTCTCATGCACCCTGACGTCTTCCCTCTCCGCTCttccccttcacacacacacacacccatcctgTACCCACAAGTTTGTATGTGTGAGCCCAGGTGGCATTGTCAGCAGGTCTTGTGATAAGGGTAAAGGTCAGTTATTAAGAGAAAGGTCGTGATGAATTTTAAAGGAAGAAGATGGGCCCCCTCTCCTATAAGGGGGCCCCATGGGGAGCAGCAGAGCCACTTAGGGCGATGGCTTCAGGGAATGAGGAAGGAAAGGGGCTGCAGGGTGGGACAAGAACATGGTCCTGGAAGAGAACTGAAGCTCTAGAGCGAAGGGAGCCATGAGACAGAAGAGGCtgggggcacttccctggtggtccagtggttagggctctgtgcttccgctgcagggggcatggacTGGGGAAACAAAATCCCCATGAGGTATGGCCTTAAAAAAACAGAGGCTGTGCTGTGGAGAAAGAGGAGGGGCCCCTCTCTCTACCTTGATCCCATGGCCAATGTCATCCAGGCAACTGAAGTTGAGGGGTCTCCTGTAGTAGGGCGTGAGGTGAGGCAGGCTCTCAGGGGCGATGATCTTCTGGCCGGGAGGCAGCCGCTGGACAGTGGCTAAGGTGCCGATCTCCCTTCGGGCCACTTTCTCCATATGCATGTTCACCATCTGTGTGACAGAGTTGGAGGTGACAATGCTCTTTCCCTTAAAactttggggagggggagaggccaTGGGAGGCAGCGAGGTGCCGGGAAAGAGAGAGTTTtgtccctgaggtcacacagcatttGGGTAAAGAGTTGCCAGGAGAGGATGGAGCCACTTTGGAGCAACTTCCAGTGAAAGAGAACAAGAGTTATTATTAGCTGAGCAGGaaccagaggaaaagagaaaacacagcATCCTTAAGGGGTgctgggaggaggctgggccagCTTGGGAGCAGAGGGAGACAATGTGGAGGTGGCTGAGAATCATGGCTGAATCAGCTCTCcctcttgctgctaagtcacatcagtcgcgtccggctctgtgcgaccccatagacggcagcccgccaggctcccccgtccctgggattctccaggcaagaatactggagtgggttgccttgggGGACAATATAAGCGAATCAACTTCCTCTTGGAATGTTCTTTGGAGAAACCTACATCTCTGAGAGGGTGTGAACTTCAGTCTGCTGGGGTGAGAGAAAAAGACACACTCACACTGAACATGTGAGTGATGCACAGGCCAGGCTGATGCATGTGGTTTATGGGGTAATTCCTCAGCCAAGGattcaggaaggaaggaggagggtgtATATGCGAGATGGGGTGGGACGCTGTGTGGTGGTGGCAGCGCTTCCAGGGCTGAGAATGACCTTGCCAAGCAAGCAGTCTGACTTTGGGATATTTATAAAGTCACCGCCTGTGTTTAGATGAAAACAGGGTACATTTGCCTCTTTTCTGTGCTATGTAGCCACTGTGGAGGGGAGAGCGGCTTTCTATCGTGTAGGAAGGAATTCAGAAAGAGTTCTGCCATCAGGGAGTTCCTGGTCAGAAGGGGACAGCAAGGCCCACCCCTGAGACACATGGAAGCGCAAAAAGCTTGGCAAGTGCCAACTTGCTGGGATAGAGGTGGGCGTTTGGATGTagaggaaggcaggaaagaaCTTTTGCTGCAGAAGATGTCCGGGTGGGGCTGAAGAGTTAGGGGCTGAGGCGAGCAGCTTTCCCCCAGCTTTTACCTGGCCCAGTGTGCTCACACGGGCTTCCACCTGCCTCAGGGCAGCCGCCTGAAGATCCAGCATCCGCAGGGTGTGTCCAGCCAGATTGCCCACCTGGTAGGCCACGCTGGCCAGGGCCTGGGTGGTGAAAGCCATGGTCTCCTCCAGTGCTTTTCGCTTGTCCGTGGCCTGAAATACACACAGCCCTGGCATGTTCCACTGGGTCCTTGGCTGTGGGCTGGGATGGGATAGGGTATGAAGAAGATGGGGGCTGAGTTGGGAGAAAGCGGTTACCGTCAGATGTTTGAGGAGGTTTCTGTAAGAACGATGCGGTAAGAAGGACTCAAGGGGTATTAGGAAAGTGACTCTGCAGCCCTGGGAACTGGGTCCAAGGGGAGGTAAAGATACCCTTCTCAGATAGTCACACTGAGGATTAGCCCTACTACCCtcctgaagatatttttttaGGGGGGATCGTAAATGGTGAAcagtagaaaggaaagaggaagtcaACACTGGCTGGAAAAGATATTATTGGACTTGAAAACCAAACAACCAACCTCAGGCCCTCATCCCAGACCTTCTAACCAGAATCCCCTGGGCATGTGGCCAATGAATCTGTACCTTTAAAAGCTCCTTAGGTGACTCCTGAGCTCCTGGCTTAGCTCTGGTCTGCAAGGCGGTGTTTGGGAACCAATAATTTGGTCCATTTTATTGataagaaactgaagcccagaaggGGTAGAATAAAGCAACTTCTAACTGTAGCCTATattgtgaaagtattagttgctcagttgtgtctgactctttgtgaccccatggactgtagcccaccaggcttctctgtggaattttccaggcaagaatactggagtgggttgccattcccttctccagggaatcttcctgacccagggatcaaacccaggcctgccacattgcaggcagattctttactgtctgagccaccagggaagtgtagcCTGTATAACCGGGGCCTGTATAGGGTCCCACAAGGCTGGCTCCTGTTTTTCTCCTCACCCtcatccccttcctctctcccgcTCACTCATGGTCCTCCAGCCACATTGGCTATTGGGTCTCAGTTCCTGATCAAGCTGAGATTGCTTGTACCTCAGGACTTTTGCACTTGTTATACTTCAGGTCTTCAGAGATACTTGCCTGATCACCCCAAGATCTCCCCTAGCCCACC
The DNA window shown above is from Bos javanicus breed banteng chromosome 19, ARS-OSU_banteng_1.0, whole genome shotgun sequence and carries:
- the PHOSPHO1 gene encoding phosphoethanolamine/phosphocholine phosphatase isoform X2, coding for MSGCFPVAGLRCLSRVCRGLVREAPTSPSPTASPAARLLRTLAETPSADKFLPGNWSSMCQHLWPWPANLPLLGRLLPRPLSLAPSSSCSSLPCSQDGGMAAQGSPRFLLTFDFDETIVDENSDDSIVRAAPGQRLPESLRATYREGFYNEYMQRVFQYLGDQGVRPRDLRAVYESIPLAPGMGELLQFVAKQGSCFEVILISDANTFGVESALRAAGHQGLFRRIFSNPSGPDARGLLALRPFHSHSCARCPANMCKHKVLSDYLRERAHDGVHFERLFYVGDGANDFCPVGLLAGGDVAFPRRGYPMHRLIQEAQKAEPSSFRASVVPWENAIEVRLHLQQVLKTC
- the PHOSPHO1 gene encoding phosphoethanolamine/phosphocholine phosphatase isoform X1, translating into MPHHLTFCLLSHCRSLSSSLPISQVCRGLVREAPTSPSPTASPAARLLRTLAETPSADKFLPGNWSSMCQHLWPWPANLPLLGRLLPRPLSLAPSSSCSSLPCSQDGGMAAQGSPRFLLTFDFDETIVDENSDDSIVRAAPGQRLPESLRATYREGFYNEYMQRVFQYLGDQGVRPRDLRAVYESIPLAPGMGELLQFVAKQGSCFEVILISDANTFGVESALRAAGHQGLFRRIFSNPSGPDARGLLALRPFHSHSCARCPANMCKHKVLSDYLRERAHDGVHFERLFYVGDGANDFCPVGLLAGGDVAFPRRGYPMHRLIQEAQKAEPSSFRASVVPWENAIEVRLHLQQVLKTC
- the PHOSPHO1 gene encoding phosphoethanolamine/phosphocholine phosphatase isoform X3, giving the protein MCQHLWPWPANLPLLGRLLPRPLSLAPSSSCSSLPCSQDGGMAAQGSPRFLLTFDFDETIVDENSDDSIVRAAPGQRLPESLRATYREGFYNEYMQRVFQYLGDQGVRPRDLRAVYESIPLAPGMGELLQFVAKQGSCFEVILISDANTFGVESALRAAGHQGLFRRIFSNPSGPDARGLLALRPFHSHSCARCPANMCKHKVLSDYLRERAHDGVHFERLFYVGDGANDFCPVGLLAGGDVAFPRRGYPMHRLIQEAQKAEPSSFRASVVPWENAIEVRLHLQQVLKTC
- the PHOSPHO1 gene encoding phosphoethanolamine/phosphocholine phosphatase isoform X4, which gives rise to MSGCFPVAGLRCLSRDGGMAAQGSPRFLLTFDFDETIVDENSDDSIVRAAPGQRLPESLRATYREGFYNEYMQRVFQYLGDQGVRPRDLRAVYESIPLAPGMGELLQFVAKQGSCFEVILISDANTFGVESALRAAGHQGLFRRIFSNPSGPDARGLLALRPFHSHSCARCPANMCKHKVLSDYLRERAHDGVHFERLFYVGDGANDFCPVGLLAGGDVAFPRRGYPMHRLIQEAQKAEPSSFRASVVPWENAIEVRLHLQQVLKTC
- the ABI3 gene encoding ABI gene family member 3 isoform X2 encodes the protein MAELQQLQEFEIPTGREALRGNHSSLLRVADYCEDNYVQATDKRKALEETMAFTTQALASVAYQVGNLAGHTLRMLDLQAAALRQVEARVSTLGQMVNMHMEKVARREIGTLATVQRLPPGQKIIAPESLPHLTPYYRRPLNFSCLDDIGHGIKDLSTQLSRTGTLSRKSIKAPATPASATLGRAPRIPEPVQAPVVPDGRLSAASSASSLASAGAEGVGGVSMTKGQAAPQPPPPPPAAPDFFLLPTSLEKLSLPPPAPELPMPLDLPPPPPLDVDDLELPPPPPPGFGSEEPSWVPDAYLEKVVTLYPYTRQKDNELSFSEGTVICITRRYSDGWCEGVCSEGSGFFPGNYVEPIS
- the ABI3 gene encoding ABI gene family member 3 isoform X1 translates to MAELQQLQEFEIPTGREALRGNHSSLLRVADYCEDNYVQATDKRKALEETMAFTTQALASVAYQVGNLAGHTLRMLDLQAAALRQVEARVSTLGQMVNMHMEKVARREIGTLATVQRLPPGQKIIAPESLPHLTPYYRRPLNFSCLDDIGHGIKDLSTQLSRTGTLSRKSIKAPATPASATLGRAPRIPEPVQAPVVPDGRLSAASSASSLASAGSAEGVGGVSMTKGQAAPQPPPPPPAAPDFFLLPTSLEKLSLPPPAPELPMPLDLPPPPPLDVDDLELPPPPPPGFGSEEPSWVPDAYLEKVVTLYPYTRQKDNELSFSEGTVICITRRYSDGWCEGVCSEGSGFFPGNYVEPIS